Within the Thalassoglobus sp. JC818 genome, the region AAGAAGAAGCTCGCTCCAGAGCGAGAACGCATTGAAGGAAAGCAGTCATGAGTCAGGACTCACCGGACTCGGAAATTCGAGAATTCTATGAGCAGCTAACGCCGTCAAATGAGTGCATTGACGACATCTTCGCGATGCGCGATGTCGTCACGAACGCAAAGAGCTGGAAGCGAGTTGCGATCGGCGCAATTGTCGTCGCCTCAATCATGACCGTCGCTTGCGGAATCTTGCTCTCGCGGCAGTTAGCGAATGACACGAATGAGTCAGTCGCTGAGAATCAAGCCGACGCTGTCGAGAGATTAGAAGTCGAGACACCAGAGGAATTCGTTGAAGTCGTTAACAAAACTGAGACGCATGACGACACGATCGACCGTCGTTTGCGTCTCGTCGCTTTTCGCCGACATCGCGACCGGTGCGACCAGTGTCGCGGAATCAGCGAGAACTTCGTGATGCTGCAAAAAGAGTTCGCCGAAAAACCTGTCGCGTTTGTCCAACTCGATTTCAGCGACCGGCCCCATCTGGCGGAGACGCGTCAAAAAAGTGTCGAACTGGGAGTTGGCGACCTCTTTGACTCCGCTGACCATACCGGATGGATTCTGATGAACTCGAATGGTGATCTCCTGGCAATGCTCGAACCCGAGTCCAGCTTTGAGAACCTTTCAGTCGCTTTGAATGACCAGCTCACTGATTAAATTCGTAATGCGCCACAGCGAGCGAGGTTGAGTTAAAACTAAATGCCAAAGGTTAGTTTCATGCTGCCTTTGTCAGGCGAAATTGGAAGAAACTCTGCATGATGACTCGCATTGGGGGGCTGCTATGAGCAAGAAGAAACACAAAGACTGGTTCGACGAAACCCTGGCGGAATGGTTGGCAGACCGGATCGCCGAAAACCATCGCAAATTCAATCGAGAAGCTTTCGTCAATAAGATTCGCGACGGTATTAGTGACCTGGAACTCAAAGCACGGGTCGCGCTGTTCGCGAAACAGTTGCAAGCCCATCTCCCACGTTCATACGAGGCAGCAATTCCCATCATCCTCAAATGCCTCGGCGATGAAAATCCAAACGAAACTGGCATGTTTACTGAATACTATTGGGTGATGCCGTTCGCGACGTTTGTTGAGCACTACGGGCTTGATTATCTTGAAATTTCTCTCAACGCGATTGGCGAGATCACCAAACGAAACACGGGCGAATTCGCGATTCGTCCGTACCTGTCTCGCTACCCGGAGCAAACGCTCGATCAAATGCTCAAATGGTCAGAGGACGAAAACTTCCACTTGAGGAGGCTCGCATCGGAAGGAAGTCGGCCGAGATTACCGTGGGCGAAAAAGTTGGACTTCGCAATCGAAGATCCGAAGTCGACTCTTCCCATTCTCGAAAACTTGAAAGACGACCAAATTCGGTTCGTCCAGAAGTCAGTTGCGAATCACTTGAACGACATGCTCAAAGACAATCGTGACGTGGCGATGAAAGTTCTGAAGCGATGGAAACGCGGCGCAACTGATCAACGCAAGTGGATCATTAAACACGCTCTGCGGCAAGAGTTGAAAGCTGGCATCGCGGAAGCACAAAGCTTAGTCGAGTGAAATTCGTTTCGGCAGACAGTTTGTCGTGTGAAAGTTCTTCGCAATCGAATCGCGATTCCGCAACGGAAACTTGTCGAATCAGGGTCTCGTCGCGAAAATGAAGTTCGTGAAGACTATTGAATCAACTGCTCCCGTGTGAAGCAAGAATGACTGCAAGTTCCACCTACCCGATTGAGATCTCCAACGAACTGAAGAAACAGTGGGAAAAGCGTGGACTTTCTGTTTCCATTCTTCCCGATCCAGGACCGCTCAAATCACTGATCGACACGATGTATCAGGCGAGTTTGTTGGTTGAAGAAGGTGATCCCGTCCGATGTCGAATTATTTCCGCCACTCCTGACGAACTCGCAAGTGCGACTTCAGATGAACCTCGCGGTCTACGTGTGCTCCCTTTTGCAGAGCCTTCAAGCTACACCCCTTACAACCTCCGCAAGCTGTCTGCAGCGGCAGGATTCTACCGGTCACTGCTGGCGGTCAATTTCGACGAAAGCGGAGAGCTTGTGATTTGGGGAATCGTTCTCACAGGCACCGATTGGGTGAATCACGTTGATGGCTATCAAAGCAAAGGTGTCGAACTTCCGCAAAACGTCGTCATTCAATCACTCGGCCCTGGACATCTGATTGTTGCTTCCGGGTTCTCCCGCATCCTCGAAACGAGAAACGGTCAGCTACTGACCGAAGGTTTTGACCCGTTCCTATCAGAATGGCTTCCGCGACGCTTCATTCGATTCCGAGAGTCGTTGCTCCGACAGCTTCCAGTTGAACAGCCGAATGCACAGGCTACTCAAGTCTGTGAATCCTTTGTTCGTGATGTCGGTCAAAGTGTTATTCGACGCATTCTTCGACTCGTAAGAAACCGAAGACATGGCGGGACGCTGATCTTTATGCCAGACGGATCGCATATCGATGGAACATGTGAACGCTGGTTGCGATTTCGAGTTCAGTATCAGGCTGACCGACCCTCTTCGTTTTACAGCGATGTAATGTTGCGACTCATGACTCGCGCCCTCCATGTTGGTCGAACGCACGAACTCGAGGTTGTGACTTGGAGTGCTTATCAGAAATTGCACGATCCTGAATTGGCACAGTTAGATGAAGCGCTCATCGAGTTCAGTCATTTTGTGGCGGACATGATGAGCGTTGATGGAGCGGTTGTGCTCGATCACAGTTTTCGCCTACTCGGGTTTGGCGGTGAGATTCTTGGAGAAACTCCTGTTCATAAAATTGATCGTGCCCTCGACCTCGAAGCGAAGATCTCAACCATCGAGCGAGCTGATGCGGCTGGCACTCGCCATCGATCCGCGTATCGGCTCGTCAATGGATTACATGATTCATTGGCAATTGTTGCCTCTCAGGATGGCGACGTCCGCTTTGTCGCACATCACAATGATCAACTCTGTTACTGGCCTTATCTCCCATAAACCAGAGTCTTACAAAGCAGCAGTGAACGGAGTTTTAGAATGTTGACCGACAGCAAATCAGTCGCTTTCCCGACGTTAACCGACAATGAAATCTCTTGTATCGAGCAACTCGGAACGTGTCGAAGTCTCTCCGACGGGGACATTCTCTTTGAGACTGGTGACCACAACATTTCATTCTTCGCGATCAAATCCGGCGAAGTGCTGATCACGGAGTCTTCGAGTGGGCGTTCGAAAGAAGTTCACACGCATCGGCAATGCGAATTCACTGGCGACGTTTCAATGTTAACGGGACGTCCATCCGTCGTGACTGCGACCGCGAATGGCGACTGCGAAGTCGTCGAGATTCCTGCTTGCACCATCCGGAGGATGCTGGCCGATGTGCCAGAGTTGAGCGACAAACTTCTTGCGGCCTTTCAAGTTCGCAGACAACTGCTTGAGTCGTCAGGCTTCGTCGGTGTCCGAGTGATTGGAAGTGCTGACTCGAAAGAAGCACTCCAGCTTCGTGAGTTCTTCTACAAGAACAAAGTTCCGCACACGTTTCAGGATATCGCCGAAGCTGAGGGGCAAGCTGCGCTCTCCGAGTTTGGCGCAACAGCTGATCAGACGCCCATCATTGCTTGCAGCGAGCACGTCGAACGTGCCCCTTCTCTCGGAAAAGTCGCTGAGTGCCTCGGAATTTCTCGTCAGATCAAAGATGAGCTGTTCGACGTTCTCATCGTGGGAGCAGGCCCTGCAGGCCTAGCAGCGGCGGTCTATGGGGCGTCAGAAGGTCTCAAGACATTGGTCGTCGATGGCATTGGTCCTGGCGGACAGGCGGGACAGAGTTCGAAGATCGAGAACTACATGGGTTTTCCATCGGGTCTTCCAGGAGCTGAGTTGGCGAATCTTGGCTTCCTGCAAGCAATGAAATTTGGAGCAGAGTTCACTGCCCCCGTGATGGTTCGTTCGATGCGATGCACCGCTGACGGTCACCACTCAATTCAACTTTGCACCGGCCAGACTGTCCGTTCGAAAACTGTGCTTGTTGCGACGGGAGCCTCATACCGACGATTGCCAATCGACGGATGTGATCGACTTGAAGGAGCCGGCGTTTACTTCTCAGCGACGTCCGTCCAGGCACGTATTTGCCGCGATTCGACAGCAATTGTTATTGGAGGTGGAAACTCAGCCGGCCAAGCTGCGATGTTTCTTTCGCAACATGCGAAACAGGTCAAAATGTTGCTCAGAGGCAATAACCTACAAAAAAGCATGTCTGACTATCTTGCCCGTCGGATTGAGCAAACCCCAGCGATTGAAGTTTTGTACAATACCGAGGTTCAGGAACTGGGCGGCGAGAATCGTCTGGAAGAAATCACGATCCACAACAACGACACCGGTCAAACTGAAACACTTTCTTGTGCAGCTGTGTTTGTCTTCGTCGGTGCGAAACCCCACACCGACTGGCTGCCTGACGAAGTCGCTCTCGATGAACACGGATTCATTCTGACCGGCCCCGCGATTCGCCGGTCCAACAGGTGGCAACTCGACCGCGAGCCTTGCGAACTCGAAACAAGTTGTCCAGGCGTTTTTGCAGCTGGCGACGTTCGAAGCGGAACGACGAAACGTTGTGCATT harbors:
- a CDS encoding DNA alkylation repair protein, with the protein product MSKKKHKDWFDETLAEWLADRIAENHRKFNREAFVNKIRDGISDLELKARVALFAKQLQAHLPRSYEAAIPIILKCLGDENPNETGMFTEYYWVMPFATFVEHYGLDYLEISLNAIGEITKRNTGEFAIRPYLSRYPEQTLDQMLKWSEDENFHLRRLASEGSRPRLPWAKKLDFAIEDPKSTLPILENLKDDQIRFVQKSVANHLNDMLKDNRDVAMKVLKRWKRGATDQRKWIIKHALRQELKAGIAEAQSLVE
- a CDS encoding putative sensor domain DACNV-containing protein, with the protein product MTASSTYPIEISNELKKQWEKRGLSVSILPDPGPLKSLIDTMYQASLLVEEGDPVRCRIISATPDELASATSDEPRGLRVLPFAEPSSYTPYNLRKLSAAAGFYRSLLAVNFDESGELVIWGIVLTGTDWVNHVDGYQSKGVELPQNVVIQSLGPGHLIVASGFSRILETRNGQLLTEGFDPFLSEWLPRRFIRFRESLLRQLPVEQPNAQATQVCESFVRDVGQSVIRRILRLVRNRRHGGTLIFMPDGSHIDGTCERWLRFRVQYQADRPSSFYSDVMLRLMTRALHVGRTHELEVVTWSAYQKLHDPELAQLDEALIEFSHFVADMMSVDGAVVLDHSFRLLGFGGEILGETPVHKIDRALDLEAKISTIERADAAGTRHRSAYRLVNGLHDSLAIVASQDGDVRFVAHHNDQLCYWPYLP
- a CDS encoding FAD-dependent oxidoreductase produces the protein MLTDSKSVAFPTLTDNEISCIEQLGTCRSLSDGDILFETGDHNISFFAIKSGEVLITESSSGRSKEVHTHRQCEFTGDVSMLTGRPSVVTATANGDCEVVEIPACTIRRMLADVPELSDKLLAAFQVRRQLLESSGFVGVRVIGSADSKEALQLREFFYKNKVPHTFQDIAEAEGQAALSEFGATADQTPIIACSEHVERAPSLGKVAECLGISRQIKDELFDVLIVGAGPAGLAAAVYGASEGLKTLVVDGIGPGGQAGQSSKIENYMGFPSGLPGAELANLGFLQAMKFGAEFTAPVMVRSMRCTADGHHSIQLCTGQTVRSKTVLVATGASYRRLPIDGCDRLEGAGVYFSATSVQARICRDSTAIVIGGGNSAGQAAMFLSQHAKQVKMLLRGNNLQKSMSDYLARRIEQTPAIEVLYNTEVQELGGENRLEEITIHNNDTGQTETLSCAAVFVFVGAKPHTDWLPDEVALDEHGFILTGPAIRRSNRWQLDREPCELETSCPGVFAAGDVRSGTTKRCAFAAGDGALAITCVHQYLSSLEEQTLVR